The Bacteroidales bacterium DNA segment AAGTCATCATAAAAAAAAGCCGCTCCAGTTTGAGCGGCTTTTTTTATTGCTATTTTGTTGGTTAACTCAAAGACCAATGAGAAAAATCCACAACAAATCAGATGAGTAGAAAGGTAAAAGCAGGTACATCTATCGATTACACTTTCAATATAGTTCAATTTCGACTTCGTCTTATTGGCAATTTTCGATTCTTATAGTCACTTGTAAATCGGGATGCCATTTACCATTGAAGAATTATTAAATGGTCGTGAACCATTTTGAAATTTACAGGCATAAAAAAAACTGTCTTTTCGAAAGACAGCTTTTTTTGAAAGGCAGCCAGACATATCATCTAAGCTATTCCAATCTTTTAATATGTTAATTGATAATTAACTTTTTCATTTCGGCGCGATCATCACCATGAAACTTAACGAGGTAAACTCCTTTTGACAGATTTGAAAAATCAACCTGATTCAGTCCATCAGTTGGTTTAAAATTGTAAACCTGCTGTCCATTCACACTATATACCGAAATTTCACCACTGATTTCAGTATCATTCAGGTTAAAATTAACCAAACCGTTTGTTGGATTGGGATAAAAGCTGAAACGTTCGCTAATTTCATCAACCCCGGTTACATCCGGATTAATAGTTAAATTCGTAAGATAAACAACATCTCCGCTGGTATTGCCATTGCTGTTGGTAGCATTCACTGAAGCGTAAAATTTGATGGCGCCTGTACTTCCCTGCGGAGCAGTCCAGTCAACACTCCAGGATTTACTTCCACCTGATCCTGCAGTACCGGCTGATGTATGAGTTACAGCTTTATTCTGGTTGGCCAGTTTGGTTTGGGAACTGTTGGTAATAATGAAAGTTCCTACTTTGTTACCGGATAAATCCTCGGCCGTAAGTTCAAAACCAAACTTATTTGAACCCGCGTGACTTCCAGTAAGACTAATTGTGTATGTTTGGCCTCCAATATAACCAGCCCCTGTTACATTCGTTGTAATCCACCCCGAAGCATTTTGAGGAGTACCTGTATGGCATCCGGTACAATTTTGTCCATTATCTCCTATTGAACCGGTTCTGCCGCCGGGAGAACCGCTGCCGTTTGCTAGCAGAATGAATAAAACTGGCAAAGCCAGTAATGGTAAGAATACATAAAGTTTTTTCATAAAATTAAGTTTTTTATTGGTAAATAATTGGGCAAAAATATCTTTTTTTTTAAAACAATTCAATATTTGAATACTATAATATGAAGAAAAGACGTCGAAAAAGTATTT contains these protein-coding regions:
- a CDS encoding T9SS type A sorting domain-containing protein; the protein is MKKLYVFLPLLALPVLFILLANGSGSPGGRTGSIGDNGQNCTGCHTGTPQNASGWITTNVTGAGYIGGQTYTISLTGSHAGSNKFGFELTAEDLSGNKVGTFIITNSSQTKLANQNKAVTHTSAGTAGSGGSKSWSVDWTAPQGSTGAIKFYASVNATNSNGNTSGDVVYLTNLTINPDVTGVDEISERFSFYPNPTNGLVNFNLNDTEISGEISVYSVNGQQVYNFKPTDGLNQVDFSNLSKGVYLVKFHGDDRAEMKKLIIN